Proteins from a genomic interval of Bradyrhizobium sp. CCGB01:
- a CDS encoding response regulator transcription factor, which yields MSEQGETGEAITILLVEDDAPTCWRLQDALVKAGYEVRSAGTLGEARQALNGGAPRVLLTDLRLPDGHGVELIRETRQRFPDTEIMVISALGDEESVISAITVGATGYLLKDAFPTDIATTVRDLVAGHSPISASIARFIVRRTQGAAQSSAEPPPGPVLNTARLTPREIDILWGIAKGFSYAEIASHLGLSRQTVPGHIKNIYRKLEVHTRGEAVFEAVQQGLIKL from the coding sequence ATGAGCGAACAGGGCGAGACGGGTGAGGCCATCACCATCCTCCTCGTCGAGGACGACGCGCCGACCTGCTGGCGGCTCCAGGATGCGCTGGTCAAGGCCGGCTACGAGGTGCGCAGCGCGGGCACGCTCGGTGAGGCGCGTCAGGCCCTGAACGGCGGCGCGCCGCGCGTGCTGCTGACCGACCTGCGGCTGCCCGACGGCCACGGTGTCGAGCTGATCCGCGAGACCCGGCAGCGCTTTCCCGACACCGAGATCATGGTGATCTCGGCACTCGGCGACGAGGAAAGCGTGATCTCCGCGATCACGGTCGGCGCCACCGGCTATCTGCTGAAGGATGCCTTCCCGACCGACATCGCCACCACCGTGCGCGATCTGGTCGCCGGCCATTCGCCGATCTCGGCCTCGATCGCCCGTTTCATCGTGCGCAGAACGCAAGGTGCCGCGCAGAGCTCGGCCGAGCCGCCGCCGGGCCCCGTGCTCAACACCGCAAGACTGACCCCACGCGAGATCGACATTCTCTGGGGCATCGCCAAGGGCTTCAGCTACGCCGAGATCGCGAGTCATCTCGGCCTGTCCAGGCAGACCGTGCCCGGCCACATCAAGAACATCTATCGCAAGCTCGAGGTGCACACGCGCGGCGAAGCGGTGTTCGAGGCGGTGCAGCAGGGCCTGATCAAGCTGTGA
- a CDS encoding GCG_CRPN prefix-to-repeats domain-containing protein gives MMRTVFAAALALGAITGSAQAMPLAPLGAGANGDVIAVAGGCGPGWHRGPYGGCLRNYANPAAHACPRGYHIGPGGACRGNGK, from the coding sequence ATGATGCGAACCGTGTTTGCCGCAGCCCTCGCACTCGGCGCGATCACAGGCTCTGCCCAGGCCATGCCGCTCGCCCCGCTTGGCGCAGGCGCGAATGGCGACGTCATCGCAGTCGCCGGCGGCTGCGGCCCCGGCTGGCACCGCGGCCCCTATGGCGGCTGCCTGAGAAACTACGCCAACCCGGCCGCACATGCTTGCCCGCGCGGCTACCATATCGGCCCCGGCGGCGCGTGCCGCGGCAATGGCAAATAG
- a CDS encoding TetR/AcrR family transcriptional regulator: protein MSDGKGDVWVEAGFTELARSGVEGVRVEVLAKNLGVTKGGFYRRFADRAALLDAMLERWREGRAASIAQQTSLDGQDPRERLKAMIQLYSERLNPEGMAIELAIRQWARSDENAAAAVASVDAARLKHVAELYRATGLEAEAADAQAFLFYCFIFGQSLLFVERGPRKRSQLVAKSAEKLLD from the coding sequence ATGAGCGACGGCAAGGGCGATGTCTGGGTCGAGGCAGGGTTTACCGAGCTCGCCCGCTCGGGGGTCGAGGGCGTGCGGGTCGAGGTGCTCGCCAAGAATCTCGGCGTCACCAAGGGCGGCTTCTATCGCCGCTTCGCCGACCGCGCCGCGCTGCTCGATGCCATGCTGGAGCGCTGGCGCGAGGGGCGCGCGGCGTCGATCGCGCAACAGACCAGCCTCGACGGGCAAGATCCCCGCGAGCGGCTGAAAGCGATGATCCAGCTTTATTCCGAACGCCTCAATCCCGAGGGCATGGCGATCGAGCTCGCGATCCGGCAATGGGCCCGCTCGGACGAGAACGCGGCAGCGGCCGTCGCGAGCGTCGATGCGGCGCGGCTCAAGCACGTCGCCGAGCTCTATCGCGCGACCGGCCTCGAGGCGGAGGCGGCCGATGCGCAAGCCTTCCTGTTCTACTGCTTCATCTTCGGCCAGAGTCTGCTGTTCGTCGAGCGCGGTCCGCGCAAGCGATCGCAGCTCGTGGCGAAATCGGCCGAGAAGCTGCTCGACTAG
- a CDS encoding thioesterase family protein, translating to MQEATYRGTVYPWQCDHVGHMNIMWYVGKFDEANWNLFARLGLTPSYLRSSGRGMAAVQQNITYKRELLAGDIVEIRSHLLEVRDKSIRFRHDMANAETGEMAAFCEITGVHMDRSQRKSAPFTDAIREAALSHLAEPAEV from the coding sequence ATGCAGGAGGCGACCTATCGCGGCACGGTCTATCCGTGGCAGTGCGATCACGTCGGCCACATGAACATCATGTGGTATGTCGGTAAATTCGACGAGGCCAACTGGAATCTGTTCGCCCGCCTCGGGCTGACGCCGAGCTATCTGCGCTCGTCCGGCCGCGGCATGGCCGCCGTGCAGCAGAACATCACCTACAAGCGCGAGCTGCTTGCCGGCGACATCGTCGAGATCCGCAGCCATCTGCTCGAGGTCCGCGACAAATCGATCCGTTTCCGGCACGACATGGCGAATGCCGAGACCGGCGAGATGGCTGCGTTCTGCGAGATTACCGGCGTGCACATGGACCGTAGCCAGCGGAAGTCGGCGCCGTTCACGGATGCGATCCGCGAGGCCGCCTTGAGCCATCTCGCCGAGCCGGCCGAGGTCTGA
- a CDS encoding DsbA family protein, giving the protein MTGFRNKGLVATRRAALTLIGAGALAAGRITSARAAADDDEVLTEAKVLRDPDVPVAGNPDGNVSIIEWSDYNCPYCRKLEPELRQVVQDDGKVRLVMKDWPILGPVSVTAARIALAAKYQDKYHQAHDAMMGVSSRLTEPRINELLAAAGVDMDRLKRDLNERGKDIDAVLKRNNDQAEAFGFRGTPSFIVGKYRVPGVLSMTEFEQVIADARKAKMN; this is encoded by the coding sequence ATGACTGGATTCAGGAATAAGGGCCTTGTGGCGACGCGGCGTGCGGCGTTGACGCTGATCGGGGCGGGTGCCCTTGCGGCCGGCAGGATCACGTCTGCGCGCGCGGCCGCCGATGATGACGAGGTGCTGACCGAAGCCAAGGTGCTGCGCGACCCCGATGTTCCTGTCGCCGGCAATCCCGACGGCAACGTCAGCATCATCGAATGGTCCGACTACAATTGTCCCTACTGCCGCAAGCTCGAGCCGGAGCTGCGCCAGGTCGTACAGGACGACGGCAAGGTGAGGCTGGTGATGAAGGACTGGCCGATCCTCGGGCCGGTCTCGGTCACCGCGGCGCGGATCGCGCTCGCGGCCAAGTACCAGGACAAATACCATCAGGCGCACGACGCCATGATGGGCGTCAGTTCGCGCCTGACAGAGCCGCGCATCAACGAGCTGCTCGCGGCCGCCGGCGTCGACATGGACCGCCTGAAGCGCGACCTCAACGAGCGCGGCAAGGATATCGACGCGGTCCTCAAGCGCAACAACGACCAGGCCGAAGCCTTCGGCTTCCGCGGCACCCCGTCCTTCATCGTCGGCAAATATCGCGTGCCGGGCGTGCTCAGCATGACCGAGTTCGAGCAGGTCATCGCTGACGCCCGCAAGGCCAAGATGAACTGA
- a CDS encoding disulfide bond formation protein B: MPTQSAAIPAFKPAATGPALIASLLVTLIAAATIAGAWFFQLVLEILPCPLCLEQRYAYYLAIPVGALTALAARSGAPRPLLLAGLAILALAALANAGLGTYHSGVEWDFWKGPTDCSGPVVNLGSANDLLSRLDTVKVVRCDEVQWRFLGLSLAGYNVLISLLMTAIAAWGFAATAKR, encoded by the coding sequence GTGCCGACCCAGAGTGCCGCAATTCCTGCGTTCAAGCCGGCTGCGACCGGTCCCGCGCTGATCGCCTCGCTTCTCGTCACGCTGATTGCCGCCGCGACCATCGCGGGCGCCTGGTTCTTCCAGCTCGTGCTGGAGATACTGCCCTGTCCGCTGTGTCTGGAGCAGCGCTACGCCTATTATCTTGCGATCCCGGTCGGTGCGCTCACAGCGCTCGCGGCGCGGAGTGGCGCGCCGCGGCCGTTGCTGCTCGCCGGCCTTGCGATCCTCGCGCTGGCGGCGCTCGCCAATGCCGGGCTTGGCACCTACCACTCCGGCGTCGAATGGGATTTTTGGAAGGGACCGACCGATTGCTCGGGCCCAGTCGTCAATCTCGGCAGCGCCAATGATCTGCTCTCGCGGCTCGACACCGTGAAGGTGGTCCGTTGCGACGAGGTGCAGTGGCGCTTCCTCGGCCTCTCGCTCGCCGGCTACAACGTGCTGATCTCGCTGTTGATGACGGCGATTGCCGCGTGGGGATTTGCGGCGACGGCGAAGCGCTAG
- a CDS encoding DUF2235 domain-containing protein, producing MTHHDGEQNVDSAKPKHTHDDVGADGTTATPPKRKLVLFADGTGNAFTAQESSVWRLYEALDHTQPDQIAHYIKGVGTAGWAPLAALDGATGIGVPGNVRKLYRFLCWNWREGDEIYIFGFSRGAFTARTLAAMIASQGLVPAEIDGTPVSHAEMDRNAMAAWREYRRGTVPLNKSLPTIWIARFIRDVLLYLYHAICGHRSYANVRAEMNGRKDIDIEFMGLFDTVEAYGVPIEELRVAIDWAIWPISFRNHRPSRKVKHICHALALDDERTTFHPLRIDQSHLAPDQTVKEVWFAGMHSDIGGGYPDSTLSFVPLVWMTDQLGGRLRFQDGEIEHFREYQSAIGPKHDSRSSAAVFYRYGPRPVLAGQVNGGLPVVHFAVIERMLFGCDDYAPIMLPADALVLMPDGSKQNLIEDGTREAMKQAYLAKATGPRRETEAEAFIRMNTPNAEMARLTRDTVWWRRVAYFSLLVMAGVIVVWPWIASSLIGVSKDSGLQGTMLLKIIATIDWLVGGVLGPLANLVRNVLPSYAAPWLDITLYYPFATSIVLAITYLIWRRNTVLRDAIQERARLAWSRPHRMASRRHVDEPGMLLRFARWMRLNAGPARLLFARFVLPGIFLLIIFYSALLIGATSIFTARTATGNICTLPGPEPGTPVLDEPIDARGRFATKEFCWWSGLAVEKGRKYRVWVEIEDPWFDRTILSGTNGFKTYFVRHYLALPTLRQFGAAWFQPVVRVGTKGMNDIPLAAGNVMPADELPRRMNPTIPAEDDADKSKGRYPTRLDKTKEFEALPEDNSLKLAVSKLGPFDPVPKDPTARAIWEGQKLSGRLVAEFVAPDAGDLFFYVNDAVQIYPTLLPAPLRPAMLDVVQGPYEQFYKNNAGTARIVVQRLPSPLMPTDKPAVAKQ from the coding sequence ATGACTCACCATGACGGCGAGCAGAATGTCGATTCCGCCAAGCCCAAACACACGCATGACGATGTAGGCGCCGACGGGACGACCGCCACGCCGCCGAAGCGCAAGCTCGTGCTGTTCGCCGACGGCACGGGCAACGCGTTCACCGCCCAGGAATCGAGCGTCTGGCGTCTCTATGAAGCGCTCGACCACACCCAGCCGGACCAGATCGCCCACTACATCAAGGGTGTCGGCACCGCGGGCTGGGCGCCGCTCGCCGCGCTCGACGGCGCCACCGGCATCGGCGTGCCCGGCAACGTCCGCAAGCTCTACCGCTTCCTGTGCTGGAACTGGCGCGAGGGCGACGAGATCTACATCTTCGGCTTCAGCCGCGGCGCCTTCACCGCGCGCACGCTGGCAGCCATGATCGCGAGCCAGGGACTGGTGCCGGCGGAGATCGACGGCACGCCGGTGTCGCATGCGGAGATGGACCGCAACGCGATGGCCGCGTGGCGGGAATACCGCCGCGGCACCGTGCCATTGAACAAGAGCCTGCCGACGATCTGGATCGCCCGCTTCATCCGCGATGTCCTGCTCTATCTCTATCATGCGATCTGCGGGCACCGTTCCTACGCCAATGTCCGGGCGGAGATGAACGGCCGCAAGGACATCGACATCGAATTCATGGGACTGTTCGACACGGTCGAGGCTTACGGCGTCCCGATCGAGGAGCTGCGCGTCGCGATCGACTGGGCGATCTGGCCGATCTCGTTCCGCAATCACCGGCCCTCGCGCAAGGTGAAGCACATCTGTCATGCGCTGGCGCTGGACGACGAGCGCACCACCTTCCATCCGCTGCGCATCGACCAGAGCCATTTGGCGCCAGACCAGACGGTCAAGGAGGTGTGGTTCGCCGGCATGCATTCCGACATCGGCGGCGGCTATCCGGACTCCACACTGTCCTTCGTACCGCTGGTCTGGATGACTGATCAGCTCGGCGGCCGGCTCCGCTTCCAGGACGGCGAGATCGAGCACTTCAGGGAATATCAATCGGCGATCGGCCCGAAGCACGATTCGCGCAGCAGCGCCGCCGTGTTCTACCGCTACGGACCACGCCCGGTCCTCGCCGGTCAGGTCAATGGCGGGCTGCCGGTCGTGCACTTCGCCGTCATCGAGCGCATGCTGTTCGGCTGCGACGACTACGCGCCGATCATGCTGCCGGCGGACGCGCTGGTGCTGATGCCCGACGGCAGCAAGCAGAACCTGATCGAGGACGGTACGCGCGAAGCGATGAAACAGGCCTATCTGGCCAAAGCCACCGGCCCGCGGCGCGAGACGGAGGCCGAAGCCTTCATCCGCATGAACACGCCCAACGCCGAAATGGCCAGGCTCACGCGCGACACCGTGTGGTGGCGGCGCGTCGCCTATTTCTCGCTGCTGGTCATGGCCGGGGTGATCGTGGTTTGGCCCTGGATCGCCAGCAGCCTGATCGGTGTGTCGAAGGACAGCGGCCTGCAAGGCACCATGCTGCTGAAAATCATCGCCACCATCGACTGGCTCGTTGGCGGCGTGCTGGGTCCGCTGGCCAATCTCGTCAGGAACGTCCTGCCATCCTATGCGGCGCCGTGGCTCGACATCACGCTGTACTACCCGTTCGCCACCTCGATCGTCCTGGCGATCACTTATCTGATCTGGCGCAGGAACACGGTGCTGCGCGACGCCATTCAGGAACGCGCGCGGCTGGCCTGGAGCAGGCCACACCGCATGGCAAGCCGGCGGCATGTCGACGAGCCCGGCATGCTGCTCCGCTTCGCCCGATGGATGCGGCTGAATGCGGGGCCGGCGCGCCTTCTCTTCGCAAGGTTCGTTCTGCCCGGCATCTTCCTGCTCATCATCTTCTACTCGGCGCTACTCATTGGTGCGACCAGCATCTTTACCGCCCGCACCGCGACCGGAAATATCTGCACTCTCCCCGGGCCGGAGCCCGGGACGCCGGTGCTCGACGAGCCGATCGATGCGCGCGGCCGCTTCGCGACAAAGGAGTTTTGCTGGTGGAGCGGCCTTGCGGTCGAGAAGGGTCGCAAATACCGCGTCTGGGTCGAGATCGAGGATCCCTGGTTCGATCGCACCATCTTGAGCGGTACGAATGGCTTCAAGACCTATTTCGTGCGCCATTATCTCGCCCTGCCGACGCTCCGTCAGTTCGGCGCCGCATGGTTCCAGCCCGTGGTGCGCGTCGGCACGAAGGGAATGAACGACATTCCGCTGGCGGCCGGCAACGTCATGCCGGCCGACGAATTGCCGCGCCGGATGAATCCGACCATTCCGGCCGAGGACGATGCGGACAAGAGCAAGGGCAGGTATCCGACCCGGCTCGACAAGACGAAGGAGTTCGAGGCTCTTCCCGAGGACAATTCGCTCAAGCTCGCAGTCAGCAAGCTCGGACCTTTCGACCCGGTGCCGAAAGACCCTACGGCGCGCGCGATCTGGGAGGGCCAGAAGCTGTCGGGACGGCTGGTCGCGGAATTCGTCGCACCCGACGCCGGCGATCTGTTCTTCTACGTCAACGACGCCGTGCAGATTTACCCGACCCTGCTGCCGGCACCGTTGCGACCGGCGATGCTCGACGTGGTTCAGGGGCCATACGAGCAGTTCTACAAGAACAATGCCGGTACCGCGCGCATCGTCGTGCAGCGACTGCCGAGCCCGCTCATGCCGACGGATAAACCGGCCGTGGCGAAGCAGTAA
- a CDS encoding sensor histidine kinase — protein sequence MSEIAAKAPPRTRRRLIGSRLVPYLLLQVLIVIATILGLRLLQPSDPEDFALNGFSLREDGASRPVTLPHFTSSRYSLVDPPLYTGTFTFRSGNAGWSVYLPRFSNAVEVAVNGVVVLDSRRDANANRPDRNTPQIALIPASLLNDGSNEITVRLFVWGPLKGFLDTVYVGPDTALRPSYETRTLLFVTLPVAFSAWQSILAVILAIMWLMRRREPVYGVLAVAMVLGVVQAFSPPPVPPAPVSRLAAVLLASAPIESALIVAFGVLFFGWRWPRYGTLLFVPGLVVFVVGLIAGPPLPRILFLVLGIPTVGLCLFLMACVTAAAVVRRQDAASFTLGCAVTIVLTCWVHDMLAAFEIMTNERIFVSRLSYSAMLVAIGAGLTWRFARALNQVDGFANQLVTRVREAEERLKASFAREEERARAAALANERTRLMRDLHDGLGGQLVSIVALSERGHEGASITDAARAALKDLRLVIDSMDDIGGDLMLALGSWRERAAAQLRPHDIALDWRVATPQGLPLHPELRPWHVIQIVRILDEAVTNAVKHAQARHIAVTIETIDDGQGACGVISVADDGKGFALAGEATGQTARGLRNMKSRAARCGAAFELNSDFSGTRVRLQLPQVFPDSDAATG from the coding sequence GTGAGCGAGATTGCGGCGAAGGCACCCCCGCGCACCAGGCGCCGGCTGATTGGCTCGCGCCTCGTGCCTTATCTGCTGCTGCAGGTCTTGATCGTGATCGCCACCATCCTCGGACTGCGGCTGCTCCAGCCCAGCGATCCCGAGGACTTCGCGCTGAACGGATTTTCGCTGCGGGAGGACGGCGCGAGCCGTCCCGTGACGCTGCCGCATTTCACGTCGTCGCGTTATTCGCTTGTCGATCCTCCGCTCTACACCGGCACCTTCACTTTCAGAAGCGGCAACGCCGGATGGTCCGTGTACCTGCCGCGCTTCAGCAACGCGGTGGAGGTCGCCGTCAACGGCGTCGTCGTGCTCGACTCCCGCCGTGATGCCAACGCCAACCGCCCGGACCGCAACACACCGCAGATCGCGCTCATCCCCGCCTCGCTGCTGAATGACGGCAGCAACGAGATCACCGTGCGGCTGTTCGTCTGGGGCCCGCTGAAGGGCTTTCTCGACACCGTCTATGTCGGACCGGACACCGCGTTGCGTCCGTCCTACGAGACACGCACGCTGCTGTTCGTCACGCTGCCGGTGGCGTTCTCCGCCTGGCAATCGATCCTCGCCGTCATCCTCGCGATCATGTGGCTGATGCGGCGCCGCGAGCCGGTCTATGGCGTGCTGGCCGTGGCCATGGTGCTCGGCGTCGTGCAGGCATTCTCGCCGCCGCCGGTGCCGCCGGCGCCGGTGTCCCGGCTCGCCGCAGTGCTGCTCGCATCCGCACCGATCGAGAGCGCCTTGATCGTCGCCTTCGGCGTATTGTTCTTCGGCTGGCGCTGGCCGCGCTACGGAACGCTGCTGTTCGTGCCGGGGCTCGTCGTGTTCGTGGTCGGACTGATCGCGGGGCCACCACTGCCACGCATTCTATTCCTGGTGCTCGGCATCCCCACGGTCGGGCTCTGCCTGTTCCTGATGGCCTGCGTCACCGCAGCCGCCGTGGTGCGGCGGCAGGACGCGGCGAGCTTCACGCTCGGCTGCGCGGTGACCATCGTGCTGACCTGCTGGGTCCACGACATGCTGGCGGCGTTCGAAATCATGACCAACGAGCGCATCTTCGTCTCGCGGCTGTCCTATTCGGCGATGCTGGTCGCGATCGGCGCCGGGCTGACCTGGCGCTTCGCCCGCGCGCTGAACCAGGTCGACGGCTTTGCAAATCAGCTCGTGACGCGCGTGCGCGAGGCCGAGGAGCGGTTGAAGGCGAGCTTTGCCCGCGAGGAGGAGCGTGCGCGGGCCGCGGCGCTCGCCAACGAGCGCACACGGCTGATGCGGGACCTCCATGACGGCCTCGGCGGCCAGCTTGTCAGCATCGTCGCGCTCTCCGAGCGCGGCCATGAAGGCGCGAGCATCACGGACGCGGCCCGCGCCGCGTTGAAGGACCTGCGCCTCGTCATCGATTCCATGGACGACATTGGCGGTGACCTGATGCTTGCGCTCGGTTCCTGGCGCGAGCGCGCGGCGGCACAATTGCGCCCGCACGACATCGCGCTCGACTGGCGCGTGGCAACACCGCAGGGCCTGCCTCTGCATCCTGAGCTGCGGCCATGGCACGTCATCCAGATCGTCCGCATCCTCGACGAGGCCGTGACCAACGCGGTCAAGCACGCGCAGGCGCGCCACATCGCCGTGACCATCGAGACCATCGACGATGGGCAGGGGGCGTGTGGCGTGATCAGCGTTGCGGACGACGGCAAGGGGTTTGCGCTCGCCGGCGAGGCCACAGGCCAGACCGCGCGGGGCCTGCGCAACATGAAAAGCCGTGCCGCACGCTGCGGGGCCGCGTTCGAGCTGAACTCGGATTTCTCGGGGACGCGTGTGCGGCTGCAATTGCCGCAGGTCTTTCCGGACAGCGACGCCGCCACCGGCTGA
- a CDS encoding helix-turn-helix transcriptional regulator: MSVIRKALSTDMLPQDLSDRQRFIRFAELFEHFSNTGELDPASDVPFRATMNSIHIGTTMLGRCDGSFVTVRREKRQVRETGDDRFCLARNTGDRPSQVVHRGREFTMRSGSMVLLKLDEPFFAADGASHKRFTNVHLPVDTLRAMVADVDDLVGCELEPGGALSLAMDYSDLLLRHSTAADEAGMAIAAHLLDLAAIGLGARGDIAAAARRRGLRGVRLKAVLSILAARFHESDFSAQRLAAAAGLSERYVNELLFEAGASFTTRLNELRLRKAADLLAHREGRISDIAFACGFNDLSYFNRSFRRRFGLTPTAARGK, encoded by the coding sequence ATGTCCGTCATCAGGAAGGCGCTCTCGACCGACATGCTGCCGCAGGACCTGTCCGACCGGCAGCGCTTCATCCGCTTCGCCGAGTTGTTCGAGCATTTCTCCAACACCGGCGAGCTCGATCCGGCGTCCGACGTGCCGTTTCGCGCCACGATGAACTCGATTCATATCGGCACCACCATGCTTGGACGCTGCGACGGCAGCTTCGTCACGGTCAGGCGCGAAAAGCGCCAGGTGCGCGAGACCGGCGACGACCGCTTTTGCCTCGCGCGCAACACCGGCGACCGCCCTTCGCAGGTGGTCCATCGCGGCCGCGAATTCACCATGCGGTCGGGATCGATGGTGCTGCTCAAGCTGGACGAGCCGTTCTTCGCCGCCGACGGCGCCAGCCACAAGCGCTTCACCAACGTGCATCTGCCGGTCGATACGCTGCGCGCGATGGTTGCCGACGTCGACGATCTCGTCGGCTGCGAGCTCGAACCCGGCGGCGCGCTGTCGCTGGCGATGGACTACAGCGATCTCCTGCTACGCCATTCGACGGCTGCTGACGAAGCCGGCATGGCCATCGCCGCGCATCTGCTCGACCTCGCGGCGATCGGTCTCGGTGCCCGCGGCGATATCGCCGCTGCGGCGCGACGCCGGGGCCTGCGCGGCGTGCGGCTCAAGGCCGTGCTGTCGATTCTCGCGGCGCGCTTCCACGAGTCGGATTTTTCCGCACAAAGACTCGCCGCCGCCGCCGGTCTCTCCGAACGTTACGTCAACGAGCTGTTGTTCGAGGCCGGCGCCAGCTTCACCACGCGCCTCAACGAGCTGCGCCTGCGCAAGGCCGCCGATCTTCTCGCTCATCGCGAAGGCCGCATCAGCGACATCGCCTTCGCCTGCGGCTTCAACGACCTCTCTTATTTCAACCGCAGCTTCCGCCGGAGGTTCGGCCTGACGCCGACGGCGGCACGGGGGAAGTGA
- a CDS encoding PsiF family protein produces MTFTSRLAVVALATLLATGTAFAQTAAPAAKTDAKSTTAAAPADKKAPKERSAESLECSKQADAKALKGKERKKFRRECMKEAKAGTAAPAADKK; encoded by the coding sequence ATGACCTTCACGTCTCGCCTCGCCGTCGTCGCCCTCGCCACCCTGCTCGCCACCGGCACCGCCTTCGCCCAGACGGCCGCGCCGGCCGCCAAGACCGATGCCAAGAGCACAACTGCCGCCGCCCCCGCCGACAAGAAGGCGCCGAAGGAGCGCTCGGCGGAGTCGCTCGAATGCTCCAAGCAAGCGGACGCCAAGGCACTGAAGGGCAAGGAGCGCAAGAAATTTCGCCGTGAGTGCATGAAGGAAGCGAAGGCCGGCACCGCCGCCCCCGCCGCCGACAAGAAGTAA
- a CDS encoding AbrB family transcriptional regulator: MKQITASLPFEWPSRAEILSTVETLVIGTAGGLAFLLAGLPGGLISGSMIAVGIAAIAGRKLTLPPILTQTVLVLLGISLGSVVSRHLLQQVSAYPLTIGLLALATFCSTFGSSYYLQRIHGWDRTSAFLAGSPGALSQITILAVERGADLPGIAVVQTMRVIILTAALPMVLAIAGVAPSAAPSLTTVIASPLDLAMLVAASLAAALLLRLIKFPASWMFGAMIGSSVLHGADWVEGGLPNWVRGVALIGIGALIGSRFARMRIKTLAGHINAALGSFAVAIAVSAIFVGIVALTTQVKFSDVVVAFAPGAMDAMLALALTLHIDPIFVGAHHLSRFVFVTIATPGIVHLFGRTQDDVDD, translated from the coding sequence GTGAAGCAAATCACCGCCTCCCTGCCGTTCGAGTGGCCGAGCCGTGCCGAGATCTTGAGCACGGTGGAGACGCTCGTCATCGGCACCGCGGGCGGGCTGGCGTTTTTGCTCGCGGGCCTTCCCGGCGGGCTGATCTCGGGCTCGATGATCGCGGTCGGAATCGCCGCGATCGCCGGACGCAAGCTCACGCTGCCGCCGATCCTGACCCAGACCGTGCTGGTGCTGCTCGGCATTTCGCTGGGCTCGGTCGTCTCGCGCCACCTGCTTCAACAGGTCAGCGCCTATCCTCTCACCATCGGCCTGCTTGCGCTCGCGACCTTCTGCTCGACCTTCGGTTCGAGCTATTACCTCCAGCGCATCCACGGCTGGGACCGTACCTCGGCCTTCCTCGCCGGCAGTCCCGGCGCCCTGTCGCAGATCACGATTTTGGCGGTCGAGCGCGGCGCCGACCTGCCGGGCATCGCGGTGGTGCAGACCATGCGCGTCATTATCCTCACCGCGGCGCTGCCGATGGTGTTGGCGATCGCGGGGGTCGCGCCCTCCGCGGCGCCATCGCTGACGACGGTGATCGCCTCGCCGCTCGACCTCGCGATGCTGGTCGCAGCCTCGCTCGCTGCGGCGCTGCTGCTGCGGCTGATCAAGTTTCCGGCGAGCTGGATGTTCGGCGCGATGATCGGCTCCAGCGTGCTGCACGGCGCCGACTGGGTCGAGGGCGGCCTGCCGAACTGGGTGCGCGGCGTGGCCCTGATCGGCATTGGCGCGCTGATCGGCAGCCGCTTCGCGCGGATGCGGATCAAGACGCTCGCCGGACACATCAATGCGGCGCTCGGCTCGTTTGCCGTGGCCATCGCGGTATCCGCGATCTTCGTCGGCATCGTCGCGCTCACCACGCAAGTGAAATTCTCGGACGTCGTCGTCGCCTTTGCGCCGGGCGCGATGGATGCGATGCTGGCGCTGGCCCTGACGCTGCACATCGACCCGATCTTCGTCGGCGCTCATCATCTGTCACGCTTCGTGTTCGTGACGATCGCGACACCGGGCATCGTGCACCTGTTCGGCCGCACGCAGGACGATGTGGACGATTGA
- a CDS encoding PaaI family thioesterase — protein MATFEPKNPGYRAAAIAMFEAQPAMRTLGIVIVRLAPGEVELAMLHSPAFTQQNGFVHAGIITAGLDNACGVAAFTLMPPEADILTVEFKITLLAPARGERFVFKAEVVKPGRTLTFCEARAFAEHDGKTTLIATMTGTLMAMLPRATASQAPAGIRA, from the coding sequence ATGGCGACATTCGAGCCGAAAAACCCGGGCTATCGTGCGGCTGCCATTGCCATGTTCGAGGCCCAGCCGGCGATGCGGACGCTCGGCATCGTGATCGTCCGCCTCGCGCCGGGCGAAGTCGAGCTCGCGATGTTGCATTCGCCCGCCTTCACGCAGCAGAACGGCTTTGTCCATGCCGGCATCATCACCGCGGGCCTCGACAATGCCTGCGGCGTCGCCGCTTTCACCCTGATGCCGCCCGAGGCCGATATTCTCACCGTGGAGTTCAAGATCACGCTGCTCGCTCCCGCCCGTGGCGAGCGCTTCGTCTTCAAGGCCGAGGTGGTCAAGCCCGGCCGCACGCTCACCTTCTGCGAGGCCAGGGCCTTTGCCGAGCACGACGGCAAGACCACGCTGATCGCAACGATGACCGGGACACTGATGGCGATGCTCCCCCGCGCTACGGCTTCGCAAGCGCCGGCCGGGATCCGCGCATAG